A genomic window from Paenibacillus sp. FSL K6-0276 includes:
- a CDS encoding M15 family metallopeptidase, translating into MLTLSQIKEKSSKRLTNLHPVVLAAATVLIERCYKLNIPILITQGLRTIAEQDALYAQGRTKPGAIVTNARGGYSYHNYGLAVDFALLLPNGSSVSWDMRRDDNNNRIADWQEVVKEAKALGFEWGGDWTSFKDYPHFQMAFALTLTQLRAGASPSTSAVEAAYKTINRKEEDLKGDAIAVVKVNGVKIADGVLEKGITYVPVRIIAEALGAQVGYDSATRTVEITSTH; encoded by the coding sequence ATGCTCACTTTGTCCCAGATCAAAGAAAAATCAAGTAAACGCCTAACCAACCTACACCCCGTAGTCCTTGCCGCTGCTACTGTGCTAATTGAACGCTGTTACAAGCTCAACATTCCGATTCTCATTACGCAGGGTCTTCGCACAATTGCCGAGCAGGATGCTCTTTACGCACAAGGACGTACCAAGCCTGGAGCGATTGTTACCAATGCGCGTGGCGGGTATAGCTACCACAATTATGGATTGGCCGTAGATTTTGCTCTTTTGCTACCGAATGGATCGAGTGTGTCATGGGATATGCGCCGGGACGACAATAACAACCGGATCGCAGATTGGCAGGAGGTTGTAAAAGAGGCTAAGGCACTTGGATTCGAATGGGGTGGGGATTGGACTAGCTTCAAGGACTACCCTCATTTTCAAATGGCGTTTGCCTTAACGCTCACTCAGTTACGAGCAGGGGCAAGCCCCTCAACATCCGCAGTGGAGGCAGCTTACAAGACCATCAATCGGAAGGAGGAGGACTTGAAGGGTGACGCAATTGCAGTCGTAAAGGTTAACGGGGTTAAGATTGCAGATGGAGTACTTGAAAAAGGCATCACTTACGTTCCCGTACGTATTATTGCAGAAGCGCTAGGCGCACAGGTAGGTTATGATTCCGCAACTCGAACGGTTGAGATTACAAGTACTCACTAA
- a CDS encoding MBL fold metallo-hydrolase: MSTLTIWGGAGEHGRSSYLLQDKDGQTGILLDCGVKKEGPGEYPLLDTDIIPHLQAVFLSHAHEDHSIALPLLYKYGYSGKVWATKATVKQLPDYFEAWDKYVAAQSASLPYGEIDKQSIQFMYLEEHIPPQTWLRIAPNLRVQWGRSGHLAGSVWLILEWDRRVVFFSGDYTKESLLLMADSPTIMEAGAKDVVDLSIIDAAYGADPDEQLVKLQQLESAICNTLQKGGSILLPVPIHGRSQELIAWASECFPDDQLIVEEELMAPLRGLSDKAEWLKEGAIQRVDTLFNRKNLCIVSNSDERAKASLNLKGAIIFTNDGMMQSAKAQEYFHHLSASPDNHVIFTGHLAAGSFGHRLVKQYMEEESSDTECTISLIRYKVHQGLPDIREMLQTVPSRRSVLVHAPKSHIDQVTSILNGEGFAGLYSLLPGSTLSF; this comes from the coding sequence ATGAGCACACTAACGATTTGGGGAGGGGCCGGAGAGCATGGCCGTTCCTCCTATCTTTTGCAGGACAAGGATGGGCAGACTGGTATTCTACTCGATTGTGGTGTCAAAAAAGAAGGCCCCGGTGAATACCCCCTGCTAGATACAGACATCATCCCACATTTGCAGGCAGTGTTTCTGTCTCATGCGCATGAGGATCATTCCATAGCACTTCCCCTACTATATAAATACGGATATTCAGGTAAGGTATGGGCAACGAAAGCTACCGTTAAACAGCTTCCCGATTATTTCGAAGCATGGGATAAATACGTGGCTGCTCAGTCCGCATCACTACCTTATGGAGAAATAGATAAGCAATCTATCCAGTTCATGTATTTAGAGGAGCATATTCCCCCTCAGACTTGGCTGAGGATTGCGCCTAATCTTCGAGTACAATGGGGACGTAGCGGACATTTAGCAGGTTCGGTTTGGCTGATCCTCGAATGGGACAGGAGAGTCGTATTTTTCTCAGGGGATTATACGAAGGAGTCGCTGCTGCTCATGGCAGATTCACCTACAATTATGGAAGCCGGAGCTAAAGATGTCGTCGATCTATCCATTATCGATGCCGCCTACGGCGCGGATCCTGATGAGCAGCTTGTAAAGTTACAGCAATTAGAGTCAGCGATCTGTAACACTCTGCAAAAAGGGGGTTCAATCCTTCTTCCAGTGCCTATCCATGGCAGAAGCCAGGAATTGATCGCATGGGCAAGCGAGTGTTTCCCCGATGATCAGCTGATCGTAGAAGAAGAGCTCATGGCACCTTTAAGAGGTTTGAGCGATAAGGCCGAATGGCTGAAAGAGGGCGCTATTCAGCGCGTGGATACGCTTTTTAACAGAAAGAACTTGTGTATTGTATCTAATTCGGATGAACGCGCAAAGGCATCGTTGAATCTTAAAGGCGCAATCATATTTACCAATGACGGGATGATGCAGTCGGCAAAAGCACAAGAGTACTTTCATCATCTCTCTGCTTCTCCTGATAATCATGTGATTTTTACGGGACATTTGGCGGCGGGTAGTTTCGGGCACCGTCTCGTTAAACAATATATGGAAGAAGAATCTAGCGACACGGAATGTACAATCTCACTTATCCGCTATAAAGTCCACCAAGGCTTACCGGACATTCGAGAAATGCTCCAAACGGTTCCCAGCCGCCGGTCGGTGCTCGTTCATGCTCCCAAATCGCATATCGACCAGGTCACTTCTATATTAAATGGAGAAGGTTTTGCAGGGCTGTACTCTTTGCTGCCTGGAAGCACACTTTCGTTCTGA
- a CDS encoding putative phage tail protein, translated as MSYGSSLYSELQYSADKDSNHPGEVEAPDLMQYLPDYYKDVREMEKLQETIGLEIGGLKVGTIDVLDQAFVETATVSLGRWEAELGLNIDSSKSYATRREMIKAKLRGNGTTTPEMIQRTASAFSGGVVEVKEVPDEYRFEIHFVSTLGIPPNMAGLIQIIEEIKPAHLAYEFVFSYTWWDSVKALTWENAHSKTWNELRTYR; from the coding sequence ATGAGTTACGGCAGCTCTTTATACAGCGAATTGCAATATTCCGCAGATAAAGATTCGAACCATCCGGGTGAAGTCGAGGCGCCTGATCTAATGCAGTATTTACCGGACTATTATAAGGATGTCCGCGAAATGGAGAAGCTTCAGGAGACCATCGGGCTAGAAATTGGTGGACTGAAGGTAGGCACTATAGATGTACTGGATCAGGCATTTGTTGAAACGGCAACGGTAAGTCTTGGACGTTGGGAGGCTGAGCTTGGACTAAATATCGATTCATCCAAGTCATATGCCACACGCCGAGAGATGATTAAGGCGAAGCTACGTGGAAACGGGACGACAACGCCGGAGATGATCCAGCGGACAGCGTCCGCTTTTTCAGGTGGAGTGGTTGAAGTTAAGGAAGTGCCTGATGAGTATCGTTTTGAGATTCATTTTGTGAGTACGCTGGGCATTCCTCCGAATATGGCAGGGTTGATTCAAATTATTGAAGAGATTAAGCCCGCGCATTTAGCTTATGAATTTGTGTTCAGCTATACGTGGTGGGACTCCGTTAAAGCTTTGACCTGGGAGAATGCTCACAGTAAGACATGGAACGAATTAAGAACTTATAGATAG
- a CDS encoding holin, with protein MMETGKILDDVMAFASILAVFVLALVQLVKNSINIPRNAVPIIGLLIGLLIGAVAYPFTELDIVLRLWAGGLAGLSATGLFELVFKDRPGTTKE; from the coding sequence ATGATGGAAACAGGAAAAATTTTAGATGATGTTATGGCGTTCGCCTCTATATTAGCAGTATTCGTACTGGCACTGGTTCAATTGGTCAAAAATAGCATCAACATCCCGCGTAATGCAGTCCCAATTATCGGACTATTGATAGGTTTGCTCATCGGTGCGGTAGCGTATCCTTTTACCGAACTGGATATCGTTCTTCGCCTTTGGGCTGGTGGCCTGGCTGGTTTATCTGCGACGGGGTTGTTTGAGCTAGTTTTTAAGGATCGCCCAGGGACGACGAAAGAGTAA
- a CDS encoding iron ABC transporter permease codes for MNINSLRSFKWVSGGLALFILTVLVLLPLLLIFWTSIYPNEQLDIAAPLRTIMGSHDLLEVLLNSIGLGVSVILLTTLFALPLAWIMAKTDLGHHNWLDVVLLIPFMTPPYIGSMGWMLFMQTGGYMEQFLPASSVLTPSFFSYGGMVLIMSLHLFPFLYLLLHNALLQIGGNLEEAASVHGAPFFYRFKRVIIPLLLSSYGLGALLIFVKTIAEFGTPATFGRRIGFYVLTSEIHKYISSWPIDFGKATSLASLLLGVCLVMWYIQTLISSHFSYRLIGGKGTRTKRYKSTGIVGVLSWGYVVLLLLASIGIPYFSIITASLLKLRGEGVSWSNLTLKHYAELLSPGSQGLEALLNSFTLAIVASSIAVILGTWFALTVGKGATFKQKITDLFSFLPNTVPGIVIVVGLILLWNARWMPIPLYNTYWMVVLSYVVLFLPYTVQYVKASYGQIDSSLMQAGQVFGGSKLYVFRRILLPLILPGMVAGWMMTFTISNRELVASLLILPPSMQTSATYIFAQFEQGAVAMGMAMAVISVGVTTILLLVLEYLSPDRKRRQQ; via the coding sequence ATGAATATTAACTCTTTGCGCTCATTTAAATGGGTGAGTGGCGGACTTGCTTTATTTATACTGACAGTGCTCGTACTGCTGCCACTCCTGCTCATCTTCTGGACCAGTATTTATCCGAATGAGCAGCTGGATATAGCCGCGCCACTACGGACCATTATGGGTAGTCATGATCTGTTAGAAGTACTGCTGAATTCTATCGGGCTCGGGGTAAGCGTTATTCTACTAACTACGCTTTTTGCACTACCTCTGGCCTGGATTATGGCTAAGACGGACTTAGGACATCATAATTGGCTGGATGTTGTGCTACTAATCCCTTTTATGACGCCGCCATACATTGGTTCAATGGGTTGGATGTTGTTTATGCAGACGGGTGGGTATATGGAACAGTTTCTGCCCGCATCCTCCGTGCTGACTCCGTCTTTCTTTAGCTATGGAGGGATGGTGCTGATCATGAGCCTGCATCTATTCCCATTCCTGTATTTGCTGCTGCACAATGCGCTTTTGCAGATTGGGGGTAATCTGGAGGAAGCAGCCTCTGTTCATGGCGCTCCGTTCTTTTACAGATTCAAAAGAGTGATCATTCCCTTGCTGTTATCCAGCTATGGGCTTGGCGCCCTTCTCATCTTCGTCAAAACGATTGCCGAATTTGGTACTCCTGCGACCTTTGGTCGTAGGATCGGCTTTTACGTTCTGACCTCTGAGATCCATAAGTATATCTCTAGTTGGCCGATAGATTTTGGAAAGGCTACTTCACTAGCTTCCTTGCTGCTCGGGGTTTGTCTAGTTATGTGGTACATCCAGACTCTAATTAGCAGCCACTTCTCTTATCGCCTAATTGGCGGAAAAGGAACGCGCACAAAACGTTATAAAAGTACGGGAATCGTAGGAGTTCTTAGTTGGGGGTATGTTGTTCTATTACTTCTAGCATCTATCGGCATTCCTTATTTCTCAATCATAACAGCCTCATTATTGAAGCTAAGAGGAGAAGGCGTATCTTGGAGCAATTTAACCTTAAAACATTATGCAGAGCTGCTATCACCGGGTTCTCAAGGTCTTGAGGCCTTATTGAATAGCTTCACATTAGCCATCGTCGCTTCCAGTATCGCTGTTATTCTTGGGACTTGGTTTGCCTTAACCGTAGGAAAAGGGGCTACATTCAAGCAAAAAATCACAGATCTGTTCAGTTTTCTTCCAAACACAGTCCCTGGAATTGTAATTGTAGTAGGGCTAATCCTGCTGTGGAATGCTCGTTGGATGCCTATCCCGCTTTATAATACCTACTGGATGGTTGTACTGAGCTATGTCGTACTTTTCCTTCCTTATACTGTTCAGTATGTAAAAGCAAGCTACGGGCAGATTGATTCTTCCCTTATGCAAGCGGGACAAGTATTCGGAGGAAGCAAGCTGTATGTGTTTCGCCGTATCCTGCTCCCCCTCATCCTTCCGGGGATGGTGGCTGGCTGGATGATGACCTTCACCATTTCCAATCGGGAGCTGGTAGCCTCCTTACTCATTCTTCCACCTTCAATGCAGACATCGGCGACCTATATTTTTGCTCAGTTTGAACAAGGTGCAGTAGCGATGGGGATGGCCATGGCAGTAATCTCTGTAGGAGTTACCACTATATTACTATTAGTATTAGAATATTTAAGCCCAGATAGAAAGCGGAGACAACAATGA
- a CDS encoding phage tail protein, whose protein sequence is MALKTLIQIRRGLESAIGVLAIGELGYCTDTGKLYIGSAGGNVLLVAAQSTGDMLKSIYDTNNNGKVDFAQQADSVAWAGVAGKPAVFPPAAHTHDYLPKGPLTWNQLKGV, encoded by the coding sequence ATGGCTTTAAAGACATTGATTCAAATACGCCGCGGATTGGAAAGCGCGATTGGAGTACTGGCTATTGGTGAGCTTGGCTACTGTACAGACACTGGGAAGCTATACATTGGCTCTGCTGGTGGGAATGTCTTGCTTGTTGCCGCGCAGAGTACCGGGGATATGCTGAAAAGCATTTACGATACGAATAACAATGGCAAGGTAGATTTCGCTCAACAAGCGGATAGTGTAGCTTGGGCGGGGGTAGCGGGTAAACCAGCGGTGTTTCCTCCGGCGGCACATACACATGATTATTTGCCCAAAGGCCCCCTAACCTGGAATCAACTGAAGGGGGTGTAG